From the Halobacterium zhouii genome, the window CCGATGAACGTTCCGCACGAACCGCCCGGGTGCTGGAACCCGGGAGTATTCGGTTCCTCGGTTCGACGACACGCGCATGGAAGCGGAGGAAGCGGAGTCGGTGGACGCCCTCGATTCCTACCGGCAGTTCTTCGCGCTCGAACCCGACGTGCTCGTGCTCTCCGTGGCGATGTTGGCGTTCAGTCTCGTCTTCCAGATGACGTCGCGGTACGTCCCCGAGTACATGTACGCGCTCGGTGCGGGCGCTGGCGTCGTCGGCCTCTACGGCAGCGTCGGCAACCTCGTCTCGGCGGTGTACCCGTACCCGGGCGGTGCGCTCTCGGACCGAATCGGCTCCCGGCGCGCGCTCACCGGGTTCGCCGTCGTCACGACAGTCGGGTTCGTGGTGTGGGCCGCTGCGCCCTCGCTCCCGGGCGTGACGCTCCCGGTCGTCGAGGTCGCCGGCGTCGAACTCGGGGGCTACCTCGGGCCGTGGATCTGGATTTTCGCCGGCCTGCTGCTCACGCAGGCGTGGAAGTCCTTCGGCCTCGGCGCGACGTTCGCCATCGTCAAGCAGAGCGTCCCGCCGAACCACCTCGCGATGGGTTTTGCGAGCACGGAGATATTCCGGCGCGTCGGGTTCCTGCTCGGTCCGCTGCTCGCCGCGGCGGTGCTCGCGGTCAGCGCGGACTTCCAGACCGGCTTCCAGTACGTCCTCCTCCTCGGCGCGGCCGTCGCGGTGGTCGCCACGGTCGCCCAGCACGTCCTCTACGAGGCGAGCGAGGACACCATCGGGAAGTCCTTCGAGGGCATCGCGGGCGTCCGCCGGGACCTCCGTGACCTCCCCGACACGCTCCGTCCGCTGCTCGTCGCGGACACGCTCATCCGGTTCGCCAACGGCATGGTGTACGTCTTCTTCGTGGTCGTCGTCACGCGATTCCTCGAGGTCGGTTTCACGGGATTCGGCGTCACCCTGACCCCCGCAGCGTTCTTCGGCGTGCTGCTCGCCGTGGAGATGCTCGTCGCCATCCTCACCAAGGTCCCCGTCTCGAAACTCGCCGAGCAGACCGGTCTCAAGCCCGTCGTCGGCCTCGGCTTCCTGGTGTACGCCGTCTTCCCCGTTCTCCTCATCCACGCGCCCGCCGACCAGTGGGTGCTCGTCGCGCTGTTCGCGTTCTCCGGCCTGCGCTTCGCCGGTCTGCCCGCGCACAAGGCGCTCATCGTCGGGCCCGCCGAACAGGACACGGGCGGGCGCGTCACGGGGACGTACTACCTGGTCCGGAACACGGTCGTCATCCCGAGCGCCGCGCTCGGCGGACTGCTGTACGGTGGCGACTGGACGGTCACGCTCGGCGCCGCCGTCGACGCCATTCCGGCGTTTACGCTCACCGCTGGCCCGGAACTGGCGTTCACCGCCGCCACCGCCGTCGGCCTGCTCGGCGTCGCGTACTTCGCGGTGTTCGGCCGGGAGTTCGAGGCCTACGCGCGGTCGTAGGTTGCCGGTCGGCAGCCCTGGACCGAAAGACGGACCCGCCTCGCGCCCCTCATCCCCACAACTCATCTCTCTATGCCGGCCACGAAGATCAAGGACCCCGTCCACGGGTACGTC encodes:
- a CDS encoding MFS transporter, with product MEAEEAESVDALDSYRQFFALEPDVLVLSVAMLAFSLVFQMTSRYVPEYMYALGAGAGVVGLYGSVGNLVSAVYPYPGGALSDRIGSRRALTGFAVVTTVGFVVWAAAPSLPGVTLPVVEVAGVELGGYLGPWIWIFAGLLLTQAWKSFGLGATFAIVKQSVPPNHLAMGFASTEIFRRVGFLLGPLLAAAVLAVSADFQTGFQYVLLLGAAVAVVATVAQHVLYEASEDTIGKSFEGIAGVRRDLRDLPDTLRPLLVADTLIRFANGMVYVFFVVVVTRFLEVGFTGFGVTLTPAAFFGVLLAVEMLVAILTKVPVSKLAEQTGLKPVVGLGFLVYAVFPVLLIHAPADQWVLVALFAFSGLRFAGLPAHKALIVGPAEQDTGGRVTGTYYLVRNTVVIPSAALGGLLYGGDWTVTLGAAVDAIPAFTLTAGPELAFTAATAVGLLGVAYFAVFGREFEAYARS